Part of the Brassica oleracea var. oleracea cultivar TO1000 chromosome C8, BOL, whole genome shotgun sequence genome is shown below.
GAAAAAAATATTTTCAATCTATTAGAATTCCTGAAATCAAACTCTAAAAATACAAATACACAACAGTTAATTGTTTTTGGGATACAATATTTTCATGGTCGCGCTATATAGCTAAATTGTTTTTAGTTGCCCAATGGGCTACAAGTTACAGCAATTATGGGCCCAATGCGCGTCGATAAACCGATTTAAAAGCAAACCGTGTCGGATCCCGGTTATCAAGTGGATACCCCGTGGGTTTTAGGGTTTTAACATACGGTTTGGCTTAGGGCGCGCTTCTCTCTGCTTTGTTTACACACAAAGACTGTTTCTTTCCACCCTCCTCTGCTCGTTTCCGTCGCCATCTTCAATCTCCAGGTTCGTTCTCCGTCACACTCGTTACTATTGATCACGCTTATTGGCTTCACAGCTGGGAATCGAAAGCCGCTTGTGTGTTTTTTTTTGCTGTAATTTTTTTTTAATTTCTGAGACTTTGCTTCGTTGAGTTTCTCATAGAAAGTTTGAAACTTTGATTCGAATTTGAAATAGGAAAGTTTATTTCAAACGGGTTTATGTCTTGAAACTCCAGAACTTAAAAAAGAACATGGCTTTATCTTAATATCTTTTGCACAAACAGCTCGAAACTGTGTTTCATTGAGTTTTTTTTTTTTCTGGGCATAAGGTTAGGAAGCAAAAGAAGTTAGTGTGAGGATGAGGAAGAAGGTCGACGAACGTATCAGGACTCTGATTGAAAACGGTGTTAAGCTTAGACACCGTTCCATGTTTGTCATCGTCGGTGACAAGTCTCGTGACCAGGTAATATCTTTTGTTCTTCTTATAAAGAATCTCTACTTTGCATTTTCCTTAGAATCTAATTTTTGAATTTTTGGAGATTAATTAATAAATACCTTTTCTGTTTCGTTGTGTAACAGATAGTGAATCTTCATCACATTTTGTCAAAATCGGTGGTGAAGTCTAACACAAGTGTGCTATGGTGCTACAAGAACAGACTCGACATTAGCAGGTTCGATTTCTCACCATCCTTGTGTTTCACAAAATAAAGTATTTGCCAGTTTTGAAACTTTATATTAACAAAATGAAATTGGTTTTGTGTGCAGTCACAATAAGAAACGTTCTAAGCAGCTGAAGAAGATGAAGGAGAGAGGACAGCTAGATCCTGAAAAGCTTGACGCTTTCTCTCTTTTTCTTGATGTTGGGGAAGTAACACATTGCATGTACAAAGACTCTGAAAGAGTTCTCGGGAATACTTATGGCATGTGCATCCTACAGGTATGCCGCCTGGTTAATGATTATATAAAGTAATACAGTTGCTGCAACTTACTAAGATTACCTTTTTAATTTTATATATATATATATATATTCAGGATTTTGAAGCTCTAACCCCAAATCTACTAGCAAGAACAATTGAGACGGTGGAAGGGGGTGGGCTAGTTGTATTGTTATTACAGTCTCTTTCTTCGCTTACTAGTCTATGCACCATGGTTATGGTATGTGATTTTGGTAGTTTTGTTGTTTGCTTAACTAGTTATTTGGAGTTTACTTTACATGATTGGTTCTGTTTTCGTATCAGGATGTGCACGATAGATTTCGAACCGAGTCACACTCTGAAACTTCCGGACGTTTCAATGAGCGTTTTCTGTTATCACTAGCTTCCTGCAAAGCGTGCGTTGTCATGGATGATGAGCTGAATATATTGCCGCTTTCGTCTCACATCAGATCTATCACCAAAGTTCCAGCAAAGGAGGTAAATTTTTATCAGATTTAAGGGCTGTTGATAGAGAGAAACTATCTTTCATCATGCCGCTTAGCATCTTTAACGTTTACTCTAATGCGTTTCTGATGAAAGGATTCGGAGGGACTTTCTGAGGCAGAACAAGATCTGAAGAGTTTGAAAGATGCACTAAGTGATGATTTTCCTGTTGGTCCTTTGATTAAGAAGTGTTGTACATTGGATCAGGTATGTAGTTTTGTCACCTGTATACATTAGATGAAGAAGGGTTGCACATTGGATCATGTTTTTGAATACATGCTTTCTTTTTTTCTGTAGGGTAAAGCTGTTGTCACATTTTTCGATGCAATATTGGATAAGACCCTCAGGAGCATTGTTGCTCTAATTGCTAGTCGAGGGCGTGGAAAGTCTGCCGCACTTGGTCTAGCTGTTGCCGGGGCTGTTGCTGCTGGGTAGGCTTTGAGTTAATGTACTCTTTTTATTCTCAAATGTTCAGATAGTATTTATTAACTTATCGGCACTTTATCGTTATTTGCTGTTAGGTACTCTAATATCTACGTAACAGCACCAAGCCCAGATAACTTGAAAACATTCTTCGAGTTTGTTTGCAAAGGTTTTGATGCTCTTGAATACAAGGTACTATGAACATCTTCTGCAGCACATATTTAAAGGCAATTTTTAAAGAAAGAGTAAAAGTTTTACATATTTTTTGAGATTATTCATTAATGTCCTAAACATTCTCTTAACCCATATGTTTTTGAAGGAACATCTTGAGTATGATGTTGTGAGAAGTGTGAATCCTGACTTTAAGAAAGCCATCGTACGGATAAATATCTTTAAGCAGCACAGACAAACTATCCAGGTATGTTCATTCATGTTTTTCTAATTAGCTGTGGTTTGTCTGATAATATTTGTTAACTAATCGGTATTGTTTTTTTTTTCTTGTTCAGTATATACAACCGCATGAACACGAGAAGCTCTCACAAGTTGAGCTGTTGGTTATTGATGAAGCAGCAGCGATTCCTTTGCCAGTTGTGAAGTCGCTACTTGGACCTTACCTAGTTTTCTTATCATCTACAGTCAGTGGGTAAGTGAAACATGATTTTCTGGTTACACCACCATTGTGTATGCCATAGTTATAATTTGAGTCAGTTAGGTTACTGATTACCGTTTCTTTATTTTTATTTATCAAAGCTATGAGGGTACTGGTAGATCTTTGTCCCTGAAACTCCTCCAACAGTTAGAAGAACAAAGCCGAGCCCCTGCTACTGGTGTTGAAGGCTCCCTTTCGGGTATTTAACTGCTACATCTTGCTTTCGATTTTGGCGTGTGATAATCAAGAGAATTTCGTAGAGATCCTAGTATCTGATCGGTGTTCACAACTACTAGAGCTAACGTTTCTTTCTTGGAGGGCCTAGTTTAATGTCATAGTATTTAGTATTAGATATCCTTTTTATTCTTGGCTCTGTAGATGATGTTAATCGTTATCTTGGGGAATACCTTAACTGTCTGACGTTTCTTTGGATTCAGGTTGCCTTTTCAAGAAGATAGAACTTACTGAGTCAATTAGATACGCTTCTGGAGATCCAGTTGAATCCTGGCTCAATGGATTACTATGCCTTGATGTTGCTAATTGCCTCCCTAGTCCTTCATGGTATGGAGTTTTCACGTCAAAATTATACAACGTTTACATCCCTTTCTTCCCAACTGATCTTTCCGTTTGGTTGTTTGTTCTGTATATTGTAGCCATCCTCTGCCAAGCCAGTGTGATCTCTACTATGTCAACCGAGACACACTGTTTTCTTATCACAAAGACAGTGAGTTGTTTTTACAGGTAATAATAGTTGATTTTACAATCTAATTTTTTGCTTACTTTGTTTTGATTATAGTAACTTGACACTAAGTGGTATTACCACAGCGAATGATGGCACTTTGTGTCTCTTCTCACTACAAGAATTCTCCTAATGATCTTCAATTGCTGGCGGATGCTCCTGCTCATCATTTGTTTGTGCTGCTCGGTATATAACTGACCCTATTATTTAAAGCTAGATATAATCCACCAGATTAAGAGTATCGCCTTAAAAATTTTATTTGGTACAGGTCCTGTTGATGAATCCAAAAACCAGCTTCCTGATATACTCTGTGTTGTTCAGGTATAGTTGAAAAAATTGGAGATCTGCTTTATTTTTTGTTGCAGCATTGTGACTGATTCTGGATGTATTTTTTGCAGGTGTGTCTTGAAGGACAGATATCTGAGAAATCAGCCATCAGAAGCTTAAGAGATGGTCATTCACCACATGGAGATCAAATACCTTGGAAGTTCTGTGAACAGTTCAGGGACCTTGTCTTCCCAACTCTTTCTGGTGCTCGTATTGTACGCATAGCAGTCCACCCCAACGCCATGAAGGTTGATTTTTTTTGGCTTCTCATTTTTTTTAATCTGTTAGGTTCCATGAAAAATTAACAAATGTCTTATTGCATTCTATGTAGATGGGTTATGGTTCTG
Proteins encoded:
- the LOC106312477 gene encoding UPF0202 protein At1g10490, translating into MRKKVDERIRTLIENGVKLRHRSMFVIVGDKSRDQIVNLHHILSKSVVKSNTSVLWCYKNRLDISSHNKKRSKQLKKMKERGQLDPEKLDAFSLFLDVGEVTHCMYKDSERVLGNTYGMCILQDFEALTPNLLARTIETVEGGGLVVLLLQSLSSLTSLCTMVMDVHDRFRTESHSETSGRFNERFLLSLASCKACVVMDDELNILPLSSHIRSITKVPAKEDSEGLSEAEQDLKSLKDALSDDFPVGPLIKKCCTLDQGKAVVTFFDAILDKTLRSIVALIASRGRGKSAALGLAVAGAVAAGYSNIYVTAPSPDNLKTFFEFVCKGFDALEYKEHLEYDVVRSVNPDFKKAIVRINIFKQHRQTIQYIQPHEHEKLSQVELLVIDEAAAIPLPVVKSLLGPYLVFLSSTVSGYEGTGRSLSLKLLQQLEEQSRAPATGVEGSLSGCLFKKIELTESIRYASGDPVESWLNGLLCLDVANCLPSPSCHPLPSQCDLYYVNRDTLFSYHKDSELFLQRMMALCVSSHYKNSPNDLQLLADAPAHHLFVLLGPVDESKNQLPDILCVVQVCLEGQISEKSAIRSLRDGHSPHGDQIPWKFCEQFRDLVFPTLSGARIVRIAVHPNAMKMGYGSAAVELLTRYFEGQLASISEGDDELDVEASPLKVTEAAKKASLLEEQIKPRANLPPLLVPLRDRRPERLHYLGVSFGLTLDLFRFWRKHKFAPFYISQIQSSVTGEHTCMLLKPLNNEEFEVSESDELGFFAPFYKDFRIRFSKLLSDKFKKMDYKLAMSVLNPKINFTEVDSSGSSANGYLKKLDRVFSPYDMERLRAYTDNLVDFNLVYDLCKTLAHHYFQEKLPVTLSYVQASVLLCLGLQESDFSTIERQMQLERGQIHSLLLKVGKKLYKYLNGIAASEIEATFPRLKERVLEPHNVSVDEDLREAAKQVEEQMRAKIELDPELLEQFAIGGKEAEALEKSKISSSGIISIETTKPEYKPKPSGFDKTAKKRGHDKYSSKSHKKRRA